From one Trifolium pratense cultivar HEN17-A07 linkage group LG1, ARS_RC_1.1, whole genome shotgun sequence genomic stretch:
- the LOC123893732 gene encoding uncharacterized protein LOC123893732, with translation MAGSSSSSSKIPPFMFRHLQIVGNEMEFPESQLTLLPEKMVDFDSLKENGYDVKPYFSAQGWNKYFDMLNGPIYPDLLKKFWMKARVFSKYEAKQEELAAIERNPSLKGKTRKEMGLLEFTGTQIRSNICGINLTFSPIHFNALLGLDNSGLVLDDFEKDTRFREELLHRMCIDMKLKGRLKV, from the coding sequence ATGGCCGGTTCATCTTCGTCTTCATCAAAGATCCCTCCGTTCATGTTTAgacatcttcagattgttgggaatgagatggaattcccagaatcacAACTAACGTTACTacctgagaagatggtcgacTTTGATAGCTTGAAAGAAAATGGGTATGATGTGAAGCCGTACTTTTCTGCTCAAGGATGGAACAAGTATTTCGATATGTTGAATGGTCCTATATATCCAGATTtgctgaagaaattctggatgaaagcaagagtttTCTCTAAGTATGAAGCTAAGCAAGAAGAACTTGCCGCAATCGAAAgaaatcctagtctgaaaggaaaaactaggaaggagatgggtcTTCTGGAATTCActggtacacagattaggtctaacatctgtggtatcaatcttaCTTTTTCTCCAATTCACTTCAATGCGTTGTTGGGTTTGGACAACTCTGGTTTGGTGCTGGAtgattttgaaaaggatactAGATTCAGAGAAGAACTTCTGCACAGGATGTGCATTGATATGAAGTTGAAGGGAAGGTTAAAGGTCTGA
- the LOC123893723 gene encoding wall-associated receptor kinase 3-like, which yields MNFKGETYTTGCSTSCHNYDPKMVIGNNTGKCTGLGCCQVDIPPLMRYLTIQTFKFPSSTSQKGCSYSFIAKQGSYNFSVQHINNLTDQTFPMVVNWAVTNESCQIAQTTGSYACKENSECVDNDPDYDGYRCKCLEGFEGNPYLPGGCRDVDECVKNLHECKNSTNCKNTAGNYTCFCPVGQMGDGTKEGGCQLHDGNAFGIVPTLFRGVGAALVHTALGIGATCIVVFVGQMIISKLKEKFFRQNQGSILEQKLLQRKDSSKIANIFKENELRKATNNYVESLIIGRGSFGTVFKGVLEDNRIVAIKKSKTIDQSQIDQFINEVDVVSQINHRNVVKLLGCCLETEVPLLVYEFVSNGTLSDFIHKNKENNPTWEIRLRIATEVAGALSYLHSAASMPIIHRDVKSANILLDGTNTAKVSDFGASKLVPLDQSEISTKVQGTIGYLDPEYMQTSQLTEKSDVYSFGVVVVELLTGERPFSIARPEETRNLAKHFLSCLKKDNVFEIIQDGMLNEENKQEIKEVAVLAAKCLRLKGEKRPSMKEVAMELEGMRLMEKHSSTNEDLNESLSNIYELEFKAMHFPVIMLTALSMLVEAVVSDEPQQVLPGCNYTCGDIQIPYPFGIGNSTTLDHTTCYMDSKFEFELTCVNSTLIRGENIQVLNINPQGQMVMKFFVSHLCTDSNSNNTEKANKPFLRDPSFTISSTENKFITVGCDSYGYLNSNFKGATYSTGCLTRCYDYEPKMVNGTNTGKCTGLGCCQVDIPSLMKNITIQTFRFPTSTLSQDQEDCSYSFIAKQGSYNFSVDHINNLPNQSFPLVVNWAITSESCLIAQTTNSYACKENSECVDDDFDYDGYRCKCLEGFEGNPYLPGGCRDIDECATNLHRCKDSTNCNNTPGNHTCFCPVGQTGNGTKEGGCQLPNGNAYPIVPTVLGVGAAFIVLFVGIIFILIYQKRKLTKLKEKFFRQNGGSILEQKLLQRKDSSQIANIFKENELRKATNNYDESLIIGRGGFGTVFKGELDDHRIVAIKKSKTIDESQIEQFINEVDVVSQINHRNVVKLLGCCLETEVPLLVYEFVSNGTLSDFIHTEGKVNNTTWKLRLKIAAEVAGALSYLHSAASIPIIHRDVKSDNILLDGTNTAKVSDFGASRLVPLDQTEIATMVQGTIGYLDPEYMQTSQLTEKSDVYSFGVVLVELLTGERPFSFGRPEERRSLAMHFLSCLKKDSVFDVIQEGMLNEENKQEIKEVAVLAAKCLRLRGEERPSMKEVAMELEGMRLMDKHSWINEDLNVEESRYLLHESSSSIYELGDSSKHGDIGYDSLKDHVLIALDDGR from the exons ATGAATTTCAAGGGTGAAACTTATACAACAGGGTGCTCAACAAGCTGTCATAATTATGATCCTAAAATGGTAATTGGGAATAACACTGGAAAATGCACAGGTTTAGGGTGTTGCCAAGTTGATATTCCTCCGCTTATGAGATATCTCACTATACAAACATTTAAATTCCCAAGTTCTACATCTCAGAAAGGTTGTAGCTATTCCTTTATTGCAAAACAAGGATCCTATAATTTTTCTGTACAGCATATAAATAATCTAACAGATCAAACTTTTCCCATGGTTGTTAATTGGGCCGTTACAAATGAATCATGTCAAATAGCACAAACTACAGGTAGCTATGCCTGCAAGGAAAATAGTGAATGCGTTGATAATGATCCAGATTATGACGGTTACAGATGCAAGTGTTTGGAGGGTTTTGAAGGAAATCCATACCTTCCTGGAGGCTGCAGAG ACGTCGACGAATGTGTAAAAAATTTACATGAATGCAAAAATAGCACAAATTGTAAAAACACAGCTGGGAATTACACTTGTTTCTGTCCTGTGGGCCAAATGGGAGATGGGACAAAGGAAGGAGGGTGCCAACTACATGATGGAAATGCATTTGGAATAGTACCTACTTTGTTCA GAGGAGTAGGAGCAGCATTAGTACATACTGCCCTTG GAATAGGAGCAACATGTATTGTTGTTTTTGTGGGGCAGATGATAATCTCCAAATTGAAAGAGAAATTCTTTAGGCAGAATCAAGGTTCTATTTTGGAACAGAAACTACTTCAAAGAAAAGACTCGTCTAAAATAGCTAATATTTTCAAGGAAAATGAACTAAGGAAAGCCACTAACAACTATGTTGAGAGCTTAATCATAGGTAGAGGAAGTTTTGGTACAGTTTTCAAAGGGGTACTAGAAGATAACAGAATTGTTGCTATCAAAAAGTCCAAAACAATAGATCAAAGCCAAATTGATCAATTCATTAATGAGGTGGATGTTGTGTCCCAAATAAATCACAGGAATGTGGTTAAACTCTTGGGGTGTTGTCTAGAAACAGAAGTTCCTCTGTTGGTTTATGAATTTGTTAGCAATGGTACTCTTTCTGATTTTATACACAAAAATAAAGAGAATAATCCAACTTGGGAAATTCGTCTTAGGATAGCAACAGAGGTAGCTGGAGCTTTGTCATATCTACATTCAGCTGCTTCGATGCCCATTATCCACAGAGATGTCAAGAGTGCTAACATTCTCTTAGATGGAACCAACACTGCCAAAGTATCTGATTTTGGAGCTTCAAAATTAGTACCACTTGACCAATCTGAAATATCCACAAAGGTGCAAGGAACTATTGGCTACTTAGATCCAGAATATATGCAAACAAGCCAATTGACTGAAAAAAGTGATGTATATAGCTTTGGGGTAGTTGTTGTGGAGCTTCTAACAGGGGAGAGACCTTTTAGTATTGCTAGGCCAGAAGAGACAAGAAATCTTGCTAAGCATTTTCTTTCCTGCTTGAAAAAGGATAATGTGTTTGAAATTATTCAAGATGGTATgttgaatgaagaaaacaaacaagagatcaaggaggTAGCTGTTCTTGCGGCAAAGTGTTTGAGACTAAAAGGGGAGAAAAGACCAAGCATGAAGGAAGTGGCTATGGAATTGGAGGGAATGAGGTTAATGGAGAAGCACTCTTCGACCAACGAAGACCTAAATGAATCATTATCTAACATTTATGAACTTG AATTCAAGGCAATGCATTTTCCAGTAATAATGCTTACTGCATTATCCATGTTGGTTGAAGCAGTTGTATCTGATGAACCCCAACAAGTCCTACCAGGCTGCAATTACACTTGTGGAGATATACAAATTCCATATCCATTTGGCATAGGAAATTCAACAACACTAGATCATACAACATGTTACATGGATTCAAagtttgaatttgaactaaCTTGTGTAAACTCAACATTAATCCGTGGTGAGAATATACAAGTCCTAAACATAAATCCTCAAGGTCAAATGGTAATGAAATTTTTTGTCTCGCATCTTTGTACtgatagtaatagtaataatactGAAAAAGCCAATAAACCTTTTCTCAGAGATCCCTCTTTCACAATTTCAAGCACGGAAAACAAATTCATAACCGTTGGTTGCGACAGTTATGGATATCTCAACAGTAATTTCAAGGGTGCCACTTATTCAACAGGGTGCTTAACAAGATGTTATGATTATGAACCTAAAATGGTAAATGGGACCAATACTGGAAAATGCACAGGTTTAGGTTGCTGCCAAGTCGATATTCCTTcgcttatgaaaaatattactaTTCAAACATTTAGATTCCCAACTTCTACACTATCTCAGGATCAGGAAGATTGTAGTTATTCCTTTATTGCAAAACAAGGATCCTATAATTTTTCTGTAGACCATATTAATAATCTACCCAACCAATCTTTCCCCTTGGTTGTTAATTGGGCTATTACAAGTGAATCATGCCTAATAGCACAAACTACAAATAGCTATGCCTGCAAGGAAAATAGTGAATGTGTCGATGATGATTTTGATTATGACGGTTACAGATGCAAGTGTTTGGAAGGTTTTGAAGGAAATCCATACCTTCCTGGAGGCTGCAGAG ACATTGACGAATGTGCAACAAATTTACATAGATGCAAAGATAGCACAAATTGTAACAACACTCCAGGGAATCACACTTGTTTCTGTCCAGTAGGCCAAACCGGAAATGGAACAAAGGAAGGAGGGTGCCAACTACCTAATGGAAATGCATATCCAATAGTACCTACTGTCCTTG GAGTAGGAGCAGCATTTATTGTTCTATTTGTGGGGATAATTTTCATCTTAATATACCAAAAGAGGAAACTTACCAAATTGAAAGAGAAATTCTTTAGGCAGAATGGAGGTTCTATTTTGGAACAGAAACTTCTTCAAAGAAAAGACTCATCTCAAATTGCtaatattttcaaagaaaatgaACTAAGGAAAGCCACTAACAACTATGACGAGAGCTTAATCATCGGTAGAGGAGGTTTTGGTACAGTTTTCAAAGGAGAACTAGATGATCATAGAATTGTTGCTATCAAAAAGTCGAAAACAATAGATGAAAGCCAAATTGAGCAATTCATTAATGAGGTGGATGTTGTCTCCCAAATAAATCACAGGAATGTGGTTAAACTCTTAGGGTGTTGTCTAGAAACAGAAGTTCCTTTGTTGGTTTATGAATTTGTTAGCAATGGTACTCTTTCTGATTTTATACACACAGAAGGTAAAGTGAATAATACAACATGGAAACTTCGTCTTAAGATAGCAGCAGAAGTAGCCGGAGCTTTGTCATATCTACATTCAGCGGCCTCGATACCAATTATCCACAGAGATGTCAAGAGTGATAACATTCTCTTAGATGGAACAAACACTGCCAAAGTATCTGATTTTGGAGCTTCAAGATTGGTTCCACTCGACCAAACTGAAATAGCCACAATGGTGCAAGGAACTATTGGCTACTTAGATCCAGAGTATATGCAAACAAGCCAATTGACTGAAAAAAGTGATGTATATAGCTTTGGGGTAGTTCTTGTGGAGCTGTTAACCGGGGAGCGGCCTTTTAGTTTTGGTAGGCCAGAAGAGAGAAGAAGTCTTGCTATGCATTTTCTGTCCTGCTTGAAAAAGGATAGCGTGTTCGATGTCATTCAAGAAGGTATgttgaatgaagaaaacaaacaagagatcaaggaggTAGCTGTTCTAGCGGCAAAGTGTTTGAGACTTAGAGGGGAAGAAAGACCTAGCATGAAGGAAGTGGCTATGGAATTGGAGGGAATGAGGTTAATGGATAAGCATTCTTGGATCAACGAAGACCTAAATGTAGAGGAGAGTCGCTACTTGCTTCATGAATCATCGTCTAGCATTTATGAACTTGGTGATAGCAGCAAACATGGAGATATTGGGTATGACAGCTTGAAAGATCATGTATTGATTGCCTTGGATGATGGAAGATGA
- the LOC123914650 gene encoding molybdate transporter 1-like: MAYQNPPSIQTSDVEAPEITPTNHSQETKSFTAKYAVHKVKQNLIFRSKWAEINGAMGDLGTYIPIVLALTLAKDLNLGTTLIFNGIYNIITGVIYGIPMPVQPMKSIAAQALSDKDFGIPEIMTAGILTGGTLFILGITGLMQLVYKIIPLSVVRGIQLAQGLSFALTAVKYVRKVQDLPKSNSLGQRPWFGLDGLVLAIVCACFIVIVNGAGEKNRGCCGDPQSDDLDGQTQKSDNESGRKSKMNRLRKIVFSLPSALLVFVLGIVLVFIRKHEVIHEIKFGPSSIEVVKFTKHAWKKGFIKGAIPQLPLSVLNSVIAVCKLSTDLFPEKEFSVTSISVTVGLMNLVGSWFGAMPTCHGAGGLAGQYKFGGRSGGCVALLGVAKLVLGLVLGTSLAHILKMFPVGILGVLLLFAGIELAMCARDMNSKEDSFVALICTAVSLVGSSAALGFLVGMIVYVILKLRNWTTDKPLSTIWNQKSPN; this comes from the exons ctccTGAAATCACTCCAACAAACCATTCACAAGAAACTAAAAGTTTCACAGCCAAATATGCAGTTCACAAAGTGAAACAAAACTTGATTTTTCGTTCAAAATGGGCTGAAATTAATGGTGCCATGGGTGACCTTGGCACCTATATACCTATTGTCTTGGCTCTCACTCTAGCTAAGGACCTTAACCTTGGCACCACATTGATTTTCAATG GTATCTACAACATCATAACCGGTGTCATTTATGGGATCCCTATGCCAGTCCAACCGATGAAGTCCATCGCGGCTCAGGCCTTATCGGACAAAGATTTCGGAATACCGGAGATCATGACTGCTGGAATCTTAACCGGCGGCACGTTGTTCATACTTGGGATCACAGGATTAATGCAGCTCGTGTACAAAATAATTCCTTTATCAGTTGTGAGAGGAATTCAATTAGCACAAGGTTTGTCATTTGCTTTAACAGCTGTTAAATATGTAAGAAAAGTGCAAGATCTTCCAAAGTCTAATTCTTTAGGCCAAAGACCTTGGTTTGGATTAGATGGGTTGGTTCTAGCTATTGTTTGTGCTTGTTTCATTGTTATTGTCAATGGAGCTGGCGAAAAAAATCGCGGCTGTTGCGGCGATCCACAAAGTGATGATTTAGATGGCCAAACCCAAAAGAGTGATAATGAAAGTGGAAGAAAAAGTAAGATGAATAGAttaagaaaaattgttttttcacTTCCTTCTGCTTTATTAGTCTTTGTTTTGGGAATTGTTTTGGTGTTTATAAGAAAGCATGAAGTTATACATGAAATTAAATTTGGACCCTCTTCGATAGAAGTAGTGAAATTCACTAAACATGCATGGAAGAAAGGTTTTATTAAGGGTGCAATTCCACAACTTCCATTATCAGTTTTGAACTCTGTGATAGCTGTTTGTAAATTATCAACAGATCTTTTTCCAGAAAAGGAATTTTCAGTTACATCAATTTCAGTTACAGTTGGATTAATGAATTTAGTTGGTTCTTGGTTTGGTGCTATGCCAACATGTCATGGTGCTGGTGGATTAGCAGGACAGTATAAATTTGGTGGAAGAAGTGGAGGCTGTGTGGCACTTCTTGGTGTTGCAAAATTGGTATTAGGATTGGTTTTAGGTACTTCTTTGGCACATATATTGAAGATGTTTCCTGTTGGAATATTAGGAGTGTTACTTTTGTTTGCTGGTATTGAATTAGCTATGTGCGCTAGAGATATGAATAGTAAAGAAGATTCATTTGTTGCACTTATTTGTACTGCTGTTTCATTGGTTGGATCAAGTGCTGCTCTTGGATTTTTGGTTGGAATGATTGTTTATGTCATTCTTAAGTTAAGGAATTGGACTACTGATAAACCACTTTCTACGATTTGGAACCAGAAAAGTCCAAATTAA